One stretch of Mobula birostris isolate sMobBir1 chromosome 23, sMobBir1.hap1, whole genome shotgun sequence DNA includes these proteins:
- the sco2 gene encoding protein SCO2 homolog, mitochondrial: MYARLSTYILGNELLGSGGQFLKQAAFCMDILNRGGRMLLRDADWLSNGHLRTRTQWITTGTEWQSQARSITNNCNPKALKHFGTKLAPFSSAGKGLPTKRSTILSAQITGMLVNCSLKNLLLLTNYKGTSQCLREKMQFPAVGRMLRTRDLINTSHLARRVMPVTPGNLILLSHRPFSKSSANTGRSAENQQMTLRTKLLITCLFGTAVIGFWFYVHLEKKQQEKVRRQEQLKKLALGQGNFNLLDHTGRPKTKSDFIGQWVLLYFGFTHCPDICPDELEKMSNAVQILDMDKTLPPVQPIFITVDPDRDGVEEMAKYIRDFHPRMIGLTGTPEQIKELGKAYRVYYSAGPKDEDNDYIVDHTIIIYLLNPDGLFVDYYNRSKTDQEIAESIRGHMKTYVQLFG; this comes from the coding sequence ATGTATGCGAGATTGAGCACCTACATTTTGGGGAATGAACTTCTGGGCAGTGGTGGCCAGTTCCTGAAGCAAGCAGCCTTTTGTATGGATATATTAAACAGAGGTGGCAGAATGCTCTTGAGGGATGCGGACTGGCTGAGTAATGGGCACTTAAGAACAAGAACTCAGTGGATCACCACTGGAACAGAATGGCAGTCACAGGCCAGGTCTATAACAAACAACTGTAATCCTAAGGCATTGAAACACTTTGGTACAAAATTGGCTCCCTTTTCCTCTGCTGGGAAGGGACTGCCTACTAAGAGATCGACTATTCTGTCAGCTCAGATCACTGGAATGCTTGTGAACTGTTCGTTGAAAAATCTTCTACTTTTAACAAATTACAAAGGCACAAGTCAATGTTTGAGAGAAAAGATGCAATTTCCAGCTGTGGGAAGGATGTTAAGAACCCGTGATTTAATTAATACCTCTCATCTAGCTCGTAGAGTTATGCCTGTTACACCTGGCAATTTAATCCTCCTGAGCCACAGACCATTCTCAAAGTCCTCTGCAAACACGGGAAGATCTGCTGAGAACCAACAGATGACACTGCGAACGAAACTTCTAATAACTTGCCTCTTTGGAACTGCTGTGATAGGGTTTTGGTTCTACGTTCACTTGGAAAAGAAGCAACAGGAGAAGGTGAGACGCCAAGAGCAGTTGAAGAAGTTGGCTCTTGGTCAAGGTAACTTCAACTTATTAGATCACACTGGAAGACCCAAAACCAAGAGTGATTTTATTGGCCAGTGGGTGCTGCTATACTTTGGGTTCACACATTGCCCTGACATCTGTCCTGATGAACTGGAGAAGATGTCCAATGCAGTACAAATTTTGGACATGGACAAAACATTGCCACCAGTCCAACCTatcttcatcacagtggatccAGATCGAGATGGAGTGGAAGAGATGGCAAAATACATCAGAGATTTTCACCCTCGTATGATTGGGCTAACTGGGACTCCAGAACAGATTAAGGAGCTGGGGAAGGCATATCGGGTATATTATAGTGCTGGTCCCAAGGATGAAGATAATGATTACATTGTGGATCACACCATTATCATCTACCTTCTCAACCCTGATGGGCTTTTCGTCGATTACTACAATAGGAGCAAAACTGATCAGGAAATTGCTGAGAGTATCCGAGGCCACATGAAAACCTATGTTCAGTTGTTCGGTTGA